Proteins co-encoded in one Phycodurus eques isolate BA_2022a chromosome 21, UOR_Pequ_1.1, whole genome shotgun sequence genomic window:
- the LOC133396274 gene encoding inositol monophosphatase 1-like isoform X2: MEDPWQRAYTFAVQVARKAGEEIRKAGESEIKVMTKSSTVDLVTKTDERVEKIIIKSLKDEFGADTYSFIGEESVATGKPCLLTDKPTWIIDPVDGTTNFVHGFPFVAVSIAFAVKKELEFGVVYSCLEDKMYKARRGKGAFCNNEPIQVSDVEDIHKSIIISEHGTDRTLEKVTKIFSTMQRILRIPVHGLRGSGTAATNMCLVACGAVEAFFEIGIHCWDIAAGAVIVTEAGGILRDVDGGPFDLMSRRMVSANNEVIAKRIIKEIEIFPVERDDAELNKK; this comes from the exons ATGGAGGACCCCTGGCAGAGGGCGTACACTTTTGCCGTCCAAGTGGCGAGGAAGGCCGGCGAG GAAATTAGGAAAGCCGGCGAGAGCGAAATCAAGGTGATGACAAAAAGCTCGACCGTGGACCTCGTCACCAAGACGGACGAGCGGGTGGAGAAGATCATCATCAAGTCCCTCAAAGATGAGTTTGGAGCTGACACTTACAG CTTCATCGGCGAGGAGTCGGTGGCGACCGGCAAACCGTGCCTCTTGACCGACAAACCCACGTGGATCATCGACCCCGTGGACGGGACCACCAACTTTGTCCACGG GTTCCCATTCGTGGCCGTGTCTATCGCTTTTGCGGTTAAAAAGGAG TTGGAGTTCGGCGTGGTGTACAGCTGCTTGGAGGACAAGATGTACAAAGCCAGGAGAGGGAAAGGCGCTTTCTGCAACAACGAGCCCATCCAGGTGTCGGACGTGGAAG ACATCCACAAGTCCATCATCATCTCCGAGCACGGGACGGACAGGACCCTGGAAAAGGTCACCAAGATCTTCTCCACCATGCAACGGATCCTCCGCATCCCAGTGCACGG GCTGCGCGGCTCGGGCACCGCCGCCACCAACATGTGCCTGGTGGCGTGCGGGGCGGTGGAGGCCTTCTTTGAGATCGGGATCCACTGCTGGGACATCGCGGCGGGGGCGGTGATCGTGACAGAAGCCGGCGGAATTCTGCGGGATGTCGACG GGGGGCCGTTCGACTTGATGTCCCGGAGGATGGTGTCGGCAAACAATGAGGTTATCGCTAAACGGATCATTAAGGAAATCGAAATATTCCCCGTGGAGAGGGACGACGCCGAGCTCAACAAGAAATGA
- the LOC133396274 gene encoding inositol monophosphatase 1-like isoform X1 — MTSSILTFFSIATAKWHRVLACSPKGSTEQPTLLLDISTLLLHKTQHHKSAVSLPTVPSLLKVKTTQQAMEDPWQRAYTFAVQVARKAGEEIRKAGESEIKVMTKSSTVDLVTKTDERVEKIIIKSLKDEFGADTYSFIGEESVATGKPCLLTDKPTWIIDPVDGTTNFVHGFPFVAVSIAFAVKKELEFGVVYSCLEDKMYKARRGKGAFCNNEPIQVSDVEDIHKSIIISEHGTDRTLEKVTKIFSTMQRILRIPVHGLRGSGTAATNMCLVACGAVEAFFEIGIHCWDIAAGAVIVTEAGGILRDVDGGPFDLMSRRMVSANNEVIAKRIIKEIEIFPVERDDAELNKK, encoded by the exons ATGACCAGTTCTATTCTCACATTCTTCTCTATTGCGACAGCGAAGTGGCATCGTGTTCTTGCATGTTCCCCTAAAGG CTCTACAGAACAACCCACCCTCCTGTTAGACATTTCAACATTGCTTTTGCACAAAACGCAGCACCACAAGTCAGCTGTGTCTCTTCCCACTGTGCCATCACTTCTCAAG GTAAAGACAACGCAGCAGGCTATGGAGGACCCCTGGCAGAGGGCGTACACTTTTGCCGTCCAAGTGGCGAGGAAGGCCGGCGAG GAAATTAGGAAAGCCGGCGAGAGCGAAATCAAGGTGATGACAAAAAGCTCGACCGTGGACCTCGTCACCAAGACGGACGAGCGGGTGGAGAAGATCATCATCAAGTCCCTCAAAGATGAGTTTGGAGCTGACACTTACAG CTTCATCGGCGAGGAGTCGGTGGCGACCGGCAAACCGTGCCTCTTGACCGACAAACCCACGTGGATCATCGACCCCGTGGACGGGACCACCAACTTTGTCCACGG GTTCCCATTCGTGGCCGTGTCTATCGCTTTTGCGGTTAAAAAGGAG TTGGAGTTCGGCGTGGTGTACAGCTGCTTGGAGGACAAGATGTACAAAGCCAGGAGAGGGAAAGGCGCTTTCTGCAACAACGAGCCCATCCAGGTGTCGGACGTGGAAG ACATCCACAAGTCCATCATCATCTCCGAGCACGGGACGGACAGGACCCTGGAAAAGGTCACCAAGATCTTCTCCACCATGCAACGGATCCTCCGCATCCCAGTGCACGG GCTGCGCGGCTCGGGCACCGCCGCCACCAACATGTGCCTGGTGGCGTGCGGGGCGGTGGAGGCCTTCTTTGAGATCGGGATCCACTGCTGGGACATCGCGGCGGGGGCGGTGATCGTGACAGAAGCCGGCGGAATTCTGCGGGATGTCGACG GGGGGCCGTTCGACTTGATGTCCCGGAGGATGGTGTCGGCAAACAATGAGGTTATCGCTAAACGGATCATTAAGGAAATCGAAATATTCCCCGTGGAGAGGGACGACGCCGAGCTCAACAAGAAATGA